The following coding sequences lie in one Sorghum bicolor cultivar BTx623 chromosome 6, Sorghum_bicolor_NCBIv3, whole genome shotgun sequence genomic window:
- the LOC110436281 gene encoding serine/threonine-protein phosphatase 6 regulatory subunit 3-like has protein sequence MFWHVPGLSAASPVDTILDKENFKLEDLLDEDEIIQECKALNTRLINFLRDRVQVEQLLRYIVEETPEDAEKKRIFRFPFIACEIFTCEVDVIMKTLVEDEDLMNLLFSFLKPDHPHGTLSAGYFAKVVICLMMRKTLPLVSYVQGHPEIVSQLVDLIGITSIMEVLIRLIGADEAMYSSYADSMQWLDDIQVLEMIVDKFSTSDSPEVHANAAEILCAVTRYAPPALAAKISSPSFVGRLFQHAFEDSRPKSVLVHSLSVCISLLDPKRLVSASYQAFRSQLSHGTLVTASPETVNGMLDSLGDLLKLLDVSSAENVLPTTYGSLQPPLGKHRLKIVEFISVLLSIGSEAAETRLIQLGAIKHAIDLFFEYPFNNFLHHHVENIIGSCLESKQDQLIYHVLDECKLVTRILEAEKNSALSSDLTKHTLASEGRSPPRIGIVGHMTRIANKLLQLANTNIMVQSHLQQNSDWIEWHASTLTKRNALENVYQWACGRPTSLQDRGRDSDDEDFRDRDYDVAALASNLSQAFKYGIYSNEDIDEAQASLERDDEDVYFDDESAEVVISSLRLGDEQESGSLFTNSNWFAFDEDKPLNDGLVSSEASPSPNSEMSALKEDDENDEVILGEEVMDDTKGSEPPLPVPNKDANEESGHTGLANGTIDTLEDDIRPPTPDVKESQPEFVEWKEEEAERGDVAEKDTAVLDMEVESEKQLDSMDCDAKFGEEKNSDDMLGSSVSETEAASPVSSDIDSIKHPEPVADSAVSEYPMGEQNPEK, from the exons ATGTTTTGGCACGTGCCTGGACTCTCCGCTGCATCACCT GTGGATACTATTTTGGACAAGGAAAATTTTAAGTTGGAGGATCTTCTTGATGAGGATGAAATAATTCAGGAGTGCAAAGCACTGAATACCCGCTTAATCAATTT TCTGCGGGACAGGGTTCAAGTGGAACAATTGCTCCGCTACATTGTAGAGGAGACTCCTGAAGATgcagaaaagaaaaggatatTTAG ATTTCCATTTATAGCTTGTGAAATATTTACATGTGAAGTGGATGTCATCATGAAGACATTGGTGGAGGATGAAGAT CTTATGAATTTGCTTTTCTCCTTCCTGAAACCTGACCACCCTCATGGGACATTGTCGGCTGGTTACTTTGCCAAG GTAGTGATTTGCTTGATGATGAGGAAGACACTCCCACTAGTTAGTTATGTGCAG GGCCATCCTGAAATAGTTAGCCAACTTGTTGATCTTATTGGGATTACTTCTATCATGGAG GTTTTGATTCGCTTAATCGGTGCGGATGAAGCTATGTATTCAAGCTATGCAGATTCTATGCAATGGTTAGATGACATACAAGTCCTTGAGATGATTGTTGACAAGTTCAGCACATCA GATTCTCCTGAGGTTCATGCAAATGCTGCTGAAATCCTTTGTGCAGTAACTAGATATGCCCCTCCAGCACTTGCTGCAAAGATTTCCAGTCCAAG CTTTGTGGGGAGATTATTTCAACATGCTTTTGAAGATTCAAGGCCTAAATCGGTGCTGGTCCACTCATTATCAGTGTGCATATCTTTGTTAGATCCTAAGAGACTTGTATCGGCTTCCTACCAGGCTTTCCGTAGTCAGTTGAGCCATGGAACACTTGTCACTGCAAGTCCAGAGACAGTAAATGGCATGCTGGATAGCCTAG GGGATTTGTTGAAGCTGCTGGATGTTTCATCTGCAGAAAATGTTCTGCCAACGACCTACGGAAGCTTACAACCTCCACTCGGGAAACATCGCTTAAAG ATTGTTGAGTTCATCTCCGTTCTACTATCAATTGGTAGTGAAGCTGCCGAAACGCGACTGATTCAACTAGGAGCAATCAAGCACGCTATAGATCTATTTTTTGA GTACCCATTTAACAACTTTTTGCACCACCATGTTGAGAATATCATTGGGTCATGTCTGGAGAGTAAGCAGGATCAACTGATTTACCATGTCCTTGATGAGTGTAAACTTGTTACAAGAATTCTGGAAGCAGAGAAGAACTCCGCTCTGTCGTCAGATTTAACTAAG CATACATTGGCTTCAGAGGGAAGATCTCCACCAAGGATAGGAATTGTTGGTCATATGACACGGATAGCTAACAAGCTCCTTCAGCTGGCCAATACTAACATCATGGTTCAATCACATTTGCAG CAAAATTCTGATTGGATTGAGTGGCATGCCAGTACCCTAACGAAGCGTAATGCATTAGAAAATGTTTACCAGTGGGCTTGCGG TCGACCAACGTCACTGCAGGATCGTGGTAGGGATAGCGATGATGAAGACTTCCGAGATAGGGACTACGATGTGGCTGCACTTGCTAGTAATTTAAGCCAGGCATTTAAATATGGTATTTACAGTAATGAGGATATTGACGAG GCTCAAGCATCACTTGAGCGGGATGATGAG GATGTATATTTTGATGATGAATCTGCAGAGGTAGTAATCTCCTCCCTTCGCCTTGGAGACGAACAAGAAAG TGGCTCGCTCTTTACAAATTCCAACTGGTTTGCATTTGACGAGGACAAACCACTGAATGATGGTTTGGTTAGTTCAGAAGCTTCCCCATCTCCAAATTCGGAAATGTCCGCACTAAAAGAGgatgatgaaaatgatgaaGTCATTCTTGGCGAGGAGGTTATGGATGACACAAAAGGTTCTGAACCACCTCTACCTGTCCCCAACAAAGACGCAAATGAAGAGTCTGGTCACACCGGCTTGGCAAATGGTACCATTGACACATTGGAAGATGATATCAGACCACCAACTCCGGATGTAAAAGAGAGTCAACCTGAGTTTGTAGAatggaaggaggaagaagctgAACGTGGTGATGTTGCTGAGAAGGATACTGCAGTTCTTGATATGGAGGTTGAAAGTGAGAAGCAGCTGGATTCCATGGATTGCGATGCCAAGTTTGGAGAGGAAAAGAATAGTGATGATATGCTTGGATCTTCAGTGTCTGAGACAGAAGCAGCATCGCCTGTTTCATCTGATATTGATTCAATCAAGCACCCTGAACCAGTTGCTGACAGTGCTGTATCAGAGTATCCAATGGGTGAACAAAATCCTGAGAAATGA
- the LOC8074724 gene encoding uncharacterized protein LOC8074724 isoform X1 — MATPDKGQGRPLPKFGEWDVKNPATSEGFTVIFQKARDGKKTTGGPGNVRAGIPPAFRNGDGADDGGYRPDFKYGDSSQHTPPKRIKVLTRGRGPLVDRRRSGPSVAADSS, encoded by the exons ATGGCGACGCCG GACAAGGGGCAGGGGCGTCCGCTGCCCAAGTTTGGGGAGTGGGACGTGAAGAATCCCGCCACGTCCGAGGGCTTCACCGTCATATTCCAGAAAGCCCGCGACGGCAAGAAGACTACCGGCGGCCCCGGGAACGTCCGCGCAGGCATACCGCCGGCCTTCAGGAACGGCGATGGCGCCGACGACGGCGGGTACAGGCCTGACTTCAAATACGGCGACAGCAGCCAGCACACGCCGCCCAAACGCATCAAG GTGCTGACACGTGGACGTGGACCTCTGGTGGATCGCAGAAGAAGTGGGCCTTCTGTGGCTGCTGATTCTTCATAG
- the LOC8074724 gene encoding uncharacterized protein LOC8074724 isoform X2 encodes MATPDKGQGRPLPKFGEWDVKNPATSEGFTVIFQKARDGKKTTGGPGNVRAGIPPAFRNGDGADDGGYRPDFKYGDSSQHTPPKRIKKKWAFCGC; translated from the exons ATGGCGACGCCG GACAAGGGGCAGGGGCGTCCGCTGCCCAAGTTTGGGGAGTGGGACGTGAAGAATCCCGCCACGTCCGAGGGCTTCACCGTCATATTCCAGAAAGCCCGCGACGGCAAGAAGACTACCGGCGGCCCCGGGAACGTCCGCGCAGGCATACCGCCGGCCTTCAGGAACGGCGATGGCGCCGACGACGGCGGGTACAGGCCTGACTTCAAATACGGCGACAGCAGCCAGCACACGCCGCCCAAACGCATCAAG AAGAAGTGGGCCTTCTGTGGCTGCTGA
- the LOC8074725 gene encoding putative disease resistance protein RGA4 isoform X1: protein MTCSFSSQLPSTTFESPLISSPSHPNSISTPHFPPSPFILFLPASCNNGHCLELTQFSHEMMPAVGAMVDAAIGWLVQGILGNLFTEKLEAWTERIGLADDVDKLKSDMRYVQMVVAAAKGRRIENEPLAQSLADLKELLYDAEDVMDDLDYYRLKEQVQSGNTRGGTSTTTACNAATSSTWSSCSIQQHGSTFIRNLSNSISMGGSRGKRKRDDDQTIAACTHLNQSEFSRRIKDISGKLGDLARDVSDTLKIDGSNLPVASNLSQSTRVTSSFLVERKVYGRDAEVKSILELIARSRSSITVLPVVGMGGIGKTTLAQLVYNDPNVESHFQNKIWVCVSDNFDVRRVTREILDRVSETRVPETDNLDGLQEDLVKCMESKRFLIVLDDVWDDMKQGCWEKLLAPLKRIQTTGNMILVTTRKVSVAEMTQTVEPVKLSALEGCDLWQMFISCAFGDEKYEEHPSLCTIGKQITKKLRGNPLAVKTVGALLRKNISIDNWTNILNNEELKSLQDMEGIMPALKLSYDYLPDSLQQCFRYCCLFPKNYLFDAVKLVRMWISQGFVHGNHTGKKLEDIGNAYLADLVNSGFLVNLGFIKLVGRGRNYSNHFVMHDLMHDLAWEVSRTDFATIDGTKHKEILPTTRHLSIFTGFSADYEPKCGSLEKILLQLTSVRKLRSLILIGGYHLSFFTSFQHMFKKAENLRLMQVSATEAHFDCFISSLVNCTHIRYVEVDRIGSPNGVLPQALTNFFHLEVLDVDPYVGLTLPSDMSNLVSLQHLVGAGEALSTIASIGNVTALQELPVFKIQKASGFDIRQLKFMNQLVQLGIYQIENVRSKQEASEARLIDKGQLEELCLLWDSDSTSSETSTEATTEVLEVLKPHQNLKHLKISGYSGSVSPSWLEKFWFLRKLKLINICHVQEVRIPCLEELVLSGLPRLEKCMATCTRELDFYLRVLIIENCNELKVFTPFEIQNLCSSEVQQRSQMLSLKDTGSAERNKWLSGLRVLKIHGCPRLMLSHPLPPAENTQVSVQALLIYPALERMNSNDLSVMSSKELRVLNAKVLEFRNLTDVTSLHIERCPNLVFLSSEGLRQLLNLRKMAIVSCGNRVSSCIVPNADSESWKGTDHPAFPRLTHLRIESCGGIAGRWLTEMLPHMQSLEELDIEDCPQMKSISIHHPRQEAESGNLACQAVLPTSLAQDEFLLHIPLNVLSTLEKFHIQRCPEMQLCSSSREGFRGFTSLTELIITGCPMLISSANERFSVPPSVSYLCIEFLPKRLQPYFPENRSSLGFLSVRESPDLQSLRLPVARLCRSSRSRVVDRWHWRACSI from the exons ATGACCTGCTCGTTTTCCTCTCAACTTCCTAGTACCACCTTTGAATCCCCTTTAATTTCCTCTCCCAGCCACCCCAATTCCATCTCCACGCCTCATTTCCCCCCCTCACCATTCATCCTGTTTCTTCCTGCATCGTGCAACAACGGCCACTGCCTAGAGCTGACTCAGTTCAGTCACGAGATGATGCCGGCGGTGGGAGCCATGGTGGATGCAGCCATCGGATGGCTGGTGCAGGGTATCCTGGGGAACCTCTTTACTGAGAAGCTGGAGGCATGGACTGAAAGAATTGGCCTCGCCGATGATGTGGACAAGCTCAAGTCGGACATGAGATATGTCCAGATGGTGGTTGCTGCTGCCAAAGGGAGGAGGATCGAGAACGAGCCGCTGGCTCAATCCCTGGCTGATCTCAAGGAGCTGTTGTATGACGCTGAGGACGTGATGGATGACCTTGACTACTATCGCCTAAAAGAGCAGGTCCAGAGTG GCAATACTAGGGGTGGTACTAGTACAACTACTGCATGCAATGCTGCAACTTCATCGACGTGGTCTTCATGTTCCATTCAACAGCATGGAAGCACCTTCATAAGAAATTTGAGTAACTCTATCTCCATGGGTGGCTCTAGGGGTAAACGGAAAAGAGACGATGACCAAACCATTGCTGCCTGCACACACCTCAACCAGAGTGAGTTTTCTCGAAGGATTAAAGATATCAGTGGTAAACTAGGAGACCTTGCGCGTGATGTCAGTGACACTCTGAAAATAGATGGATCGAACCTCCCTGTAGCTTCAAATCTGAGTCAGAGCACACGTGTAACATCATCGTTTCTTGTTGAGCGTAAAGTGTATGGGAGGGATGCAGAGGTGAAATCCATCCTTGAGTTGATTGCAAGGAGCAGATCCAGCATAACTGTCCTACCAGTTGTAGGCATGGGAGGGATTGGGAAGACAACTCTGGCCCAGCTTGTGTACAACGATCCTAATGTAGAAAGTCACTTTCAGAACAAGATATGGGTCTGTGTTTCTGATAACTTTGACGTGCGTAGGGTGACAAGGGAGATATTAGACCGTGTCTCAGAAACAAGGGTACCAGAAACAGACAACTTGGATGGGCTTCAGGAGGACCTAGTTAAATGCATGGAATCCAAGAGGTTTCTAATTGTCTTGGATGATGTCTGGGATGATATGAAGCAGGGCTGTTGGGAAAAACTGTTAGCTCCTTTAAAACGAATTCAGACAACAGGTAATATGATACTTGTGACAACTCGGAAAGTATCTGTTGCAGAAATGACACAGACAGTTGAACCAGTCAAGTTAAGTGCTTTGGAAGGGTGTGATTTATGGCAAATGTTTATATCATGTGCGTTTGGTGATGAGAAATATGAAGAACATCCAAGTTTGTGCACTATTGGGAAGCAAATAACTAAAAAGCTGAGGGGAAACCCATTAGCAGTAAAAACTGTTGGTGCTCTGTTAAGAAAGAATATTAGCATCGATAATTGGACTAACATACTAAAcaatgaagaattgaaatcccTACAGGATATGGAAGGCATTATGCCTGCATTGAAGCTCAGTTATGATTACCTGCCGGACTCCTTACAGCAGTGCTTTAGGTATTGTTGTCTATTCCCCAAGAACTATCTCTTTGATGCAGTGAAGTTAGTCAGAATGTGGATCTCACAAGGATTTGTGCATGGTAACCACACTGGTAAAAAACTAGAGGATATAGGAAATGCTTATTTGGCTGATTTAGTGAACTCAGGTTTCTTGGTGAACTTAGGTTTCATCAAGCTGGTTGGAAGGGGCAGGAATTATTCGAATCACTTTGTCATGCACGATCTTATGCATGATTTAGCATGGGAGGTTTCAAGAACTGACTTTGCGACTATTGATGGCACAAAACATAAAGAAATCTTGCCAACTACGCGCCATCTGTCAATATTCACTGGCTTTTCTGCAGATTATGAGCCTAAATGTGGCAGTCTAGAGAAAATTTTGCTGCAACTTACATCTGTGAGAAAGCTGAGATCCTTGATTTTAATTGGTGGTTATCACCTCTCTTTTTTCACATCCTTCCAGCATATGTTTAAAAAAGCGGAAAATTTACGTTTGATGCAAGTCTCTGCAACTGAGGCCCATTTTGATTGTTTCATCAGTAGTTTGGTGAATTGCACACATATTCGTTATGTAGAGGTGGATCGCATTGGCTCTCCAAATGGAGTTCTTCCACAAGCTTTGACCAATTTTTTCCATCTTGAAGTATTAGATGTTGACCCCTACGTAGGTCTAACTCTTCCCAGTGATATGAGTAACCTTGTCAGCTTGCAGCATCTTGTTGGGGCAGGGGAAGCACTGTCAACCATTGCTAGCATTGGCAATGTGACCGCTCTTCAAGAGCTTCCTGTATTCAAGATTCAAAAAGCTAGTGGGTTTGATATAAGACAGCTTAAGTTCATGAATCAGCTTGTACAGCTTGGAATTTATCAAATTGAAAATGTAAGAAGCAAACAAGAGGCTAGTGAAGCAAGACTTATAGATAAAGGACAGCTAGAGGAACTGTGCTTGTTGTGGGATTCTGATAGCACTAGTTCGGAAACTTCAACAGAGGCAACAACTGAGGTTCTTGAGGTTCTTAAACCTCATCAAAACCTTAAACATCTCAAGATAAGTGGTTACAGTGGTTCTGTATCTCCAAGTTGGCTCGAAAAGTTTTGGTTCCTTAGGAAGCTTAAGTTGATTAATATTTGTCATGTACAAGAAGTACGAATTCCTTGTTTAGAGGAGTTGGTGCTATCTGGATTACCAAGATTAGAAAAATGTATGGCCACTTGTACGAGGGAATTGGATTTTTATCTACGGGTACTGATAATTGAAAACTGCAATGAACTGAAGGTCTTTACTCCATTTGAAATTCAGAATTTATGCTCTTCTGAAGTTCAACAAAGATCTCAGATGCTGAGCCTGAAAGACACTGGTTCAG CCGAGCGAAACAAATGGCTATCTGGTCTTCGTGTGCTAAAGATACATGGATGTCCTCGTCTGATGTTGTCACATCCCCTGCCGCCCGCTGAAAATACTCAAGTATCAGTTCAAGCGCTTCTAATATATCCAGCACTAGAGAGAATGAATTCAAATGATTTGTCGGTCATGTCCTCAAAGGAATTGAGAGTGCTTAATGCCAAAGTTTTGGAGTTCCGAAATCTAACAGACGTGACATCACTGCACATAGAGCGCTGTCCAAATCTGGTGTTTCTTTCATCTGAAGGCTTGAGGCAGCTCCTCAATTTAAGAAAGATGGCAATCGTCAGTTGTGGTAATCGGGTATCATCATGTATTGTGCCTAATGCTGACTCTGAATCCTGGAAAGGTACAGATCATCCTGCCTTTCCACGACTCACACATCTGAGAATCGAATCGTGTGGTGGTATAGCAGGCAGGTGGCTAACTGAAATGCTGCCTCATATGCAGTCCCTTGAGGAACTGGATATAGAGGACTGTCCCCAGATGAAATCCATATCAATCCATCATCCCAGACAAGAGGCGGAGAGTGGCAATCTGGCATGTCAAGCAGTCTTACCAACAAGCTTAGCCCAAGATGAGTTCCTCTTGCACATTCCACTCAATGTCCTTTCAACACTGGAGAAGTTTCATATTCAGAGGTGCCCAGAAATGCAGTTATGTAGCAGCAGCAGGGAGGGGTTTAGAGGGTTCACCTCCCTCACGGAGCTAATCATTACAGGTTGCCCTATGCTGATTTCTTCTGCCAATGAGAGGTTTTCCGTTCCACCATCTGTGTCATATCTTTGTATCGAGTTTCTCCCAAAAAGACTGCAGCCTTACTTTCCAGAGAACCGGAGCTCTCTCGGATTTCTGTCAGTGCGTGAGAGCCCAGACTTGCAGTCTCTACGGCTCCCTGTTGCACGGCTTTGCAGGAGCTCCAGATCCAGAGTTGTCGACAGGTGGCATTGGAGGGCATGCAGTATCTGA
- the LOC8074725 gene encoding putative disease resistance protein RGA4 isoform X2, which translates to MMPAVGAMVDAAIGWLVQGILGNLFTEKLEAWTERIGLADDVDKLKSDMRYVQMVVAAAKGRRIENEPLAQSLADLKELLYDAEDVMDDLDYYRLKEQVQSGNTRGGTSTTTACNAATSSTWSSCSIQQHGSTFIRNLSNSISMGGSRGKRKRDDDQTIAACTHLNQSEFSRRIKDISGKLGDLARDVSDTLKIDGSNLPVASNLSQSTRVTSSFLVERKVYGRDAEVKSILELIARSRSSITVLPVVGMGGIGKTTLAQLVYNDPNVESHFQNKIWVCVSDNFDVRRVTREILDRVSETRVPETDNLDGLQEDLVKCMESKRFLIVLDDVWDDMKQGCWEKLLAPLKRIQTTGNMILVTTRKVSVAEMTQTVEPVKLSALEGCDLWQMFISCAFGDEKYEEHPSLCTIGKQITKKLRGNPLAVKTVGALLRKNISIDNWTNILNNEELKSLQDMEGIMPALKLSYDYLPDSLQQCFRYCCLFPKNYLFDAVKLVRMWISQGFVHGNHTGKKLEDIGNAYLADLVNSGFLVNLGFIKLVGRGRNYSNHFVMHDLMHDLAWEVSRTDFATIDGTKHKEILPTTRHLSIFTGFSADYEPKCGSLEKILLQLTSVRKLRSLILIGGYHLSFFTSFQHMFKKAENLRLMQVSATEAHFDCFISSLVNCTHIRYVEVDRIGSPNGVLPQALTNFFHLEVLDVDPYVGLTLPSDMSNLVSLQHLVGAGEALSTIASIGNVTALQELPVFKIQKASGFDIRQLKFMNQLVQLGIYQIENVRSKQEASEARLIDKGQLEELCLLWDSDSTSSETSTEATTEVLEVLKPHQNLKHLKISGYSGSVSPSWLEKFWFLRKLKLINICHVQEVRIPCLEELVLSGLPRLEKCMATCTRELDFYLRVLIIENCNELKVFTPFEIQNLCSSEVQQRSQMLSLKDTGSAERNKWLSGLRVLKIHGCPRLMLSHPLPPAENTQVSVQALLIYPALERMNSNDLSVMSSKELRVLNAKVLEFRNLTDVTSLHIERCPNLVFLSSEGLRQLLNLRKMAIVSCGNRVSSCIVPNADSESWKGTDHPAFPRLTHLRIESCGGIAGRWLTEMLPHMQSLEELDIEDCPQMKSISIHHPRQEAESGNLACQAVLPTSLAQDEFLLHIPLNVLSTLEKFHIQRCPEMQLCSSSREGFRGFTSLTELIITGCPMLISSANERFSVPPSVSYLCIEFLPKRLQPYFPENRSSLGFLSVRESPDLQSLRLPVARLCRSSRSRVVDRWHWRACSI; encoded by the exons ATGATGCCGGCGGTGGGAGCCATGGTGGATGCAGCCATCGGATGGCTGGTGCAGGGTATCCTGGGGAACCTCTTTACTGAGAAGCTGGAGGCATGGACTGAAAGAATTGGCCTCGCCGATGATGTGGACAAGCTCAAGTCGGACATGAGATATGTCCAGATGGTGGTTGCTGCTGCCAAAGGGAGGAGGATCGAGAACGAGCCGCTGGCTCAATCCCTGGCTGATCTCAAGGAGCTGTTGTATGACGCTGAGGACGTGATGGATGACCTTGACTACTATCGCCTAAAAGAGCAGGTCCAGAGTG GCAATACTAGGGGTGGTACTAGTACAACTACTGCATGCAATGCTGCAACTTCATCGACGTGGTCTTCATGTTCCATTCAACAGCATGGAAGCACCTTCATAAGAAATTTGAGTAACTCTATCTCCATGGGTGGCTCTAGGGGTAAACGGAAAAGAGACGATGACCAAACCATTGCTGCCTGCACACACCTCAACCAGAGTGAGTTTTCTCGAAGGATTAAAGATATCAGTGGTAAACTAGGAGACCTTGCGCGTGATGTCAGTGACACTCTGAAAATAGATGGATCGAACCTCCCTGTAGCTTCAAATCTGAGTCAGAGCACACGTGTAACATCATCGTTTCTTGTTGAGCGTAAAGTGTATGGGAGGGATGCAGAGGTGAAATCCATCCTTGAGTTGATTGCAAGGAGCAGATCCAGCATAACTGTCCTACCAGTTGTAGGCATGGGAGGGATTGGGAAGACAACTCTGGCCCAGCTTGTGTACAACGATCCTAATGTAGAAAGTCACTTTCAGAACAAGATATGGGTCTGTGTTTCTGATAACTTTGACGTGCGTAGGGTGACAAGGGAGATATTAGACCGTGTCTCAGAAACAAGGGTACCAGAAACAGACAACTTGGATGGGCTTCAGGAGGACCTAGTTAAATGCATGGAATCCAAGAGGTTTCTAATTGTCTTGGATGATGTCTGGGATGATATGAAGCAGGGCTGTTGGGAAAAACTGTTAGCTCCTTTAAAACGAATTCAGACAACAGGTAATATGATACTTGTGACAACTCGGAAAGTATCTGTTGCAGAAATGACACAGACAGTTGAACCAGTCAAGTTAAGTGCTTTGGAAGGGTGTGATTTATGGCAAATGTTTATATCATGTGCGTTTGGTGATGAGAAATATGAAGAACATCCAAGTTTGTGCACTATTGGGAAGCAAATAACTAAAAAGCTGAGGGGAAACCCATTAGCAGTAAAAACTGTTGGTGCTCTGTTAAGAAAGAATATTAGCATCGATAATTGGACTAACATACTAAAcaatgaagaattgaaatcccTACAGGATATGGAAGGCATTATGCCTGCATTGAAGCTCAGTTATGATTACCTGCCGGACTCCTTACAGCAGTGCTTTAGGTATTGTTGTCTATTCCCCAAGAACTATCTCTTTGATGCAGTGAAGTTAGTCAGAATGTGGATCTCACAAGGATTTGTGCATGGTAACCACACTGGTAAAAAACTAGAGGATATAGGAAATGCTTATTTGGCTGATTTAGTGAACTCAGGTTTCTTGGTGAACTTAGGTTTCATCAAGCTGGTTGGAAGGGGCAGGAATTATTCGAATCACTTTGTCATGCACGATCTTATGCATGATTTAGCATGGGAGGTTTCAAGAACTGACTTTGCGACTATTGATGGCACAAAACATAAAGAAATCTTGCCAACTACGCGCCATCTGTCAATATTCACTGGCTTTTCTGCAGATTATGAGCCTAAATGTGGCAGTCTAGAGAAAATTTTGCTGCAACTTACATCTGTGAGAAAGCTGAGATCCTTGATTTTAATTGGTGGTTATCACCTCTCTTTTTTCACATCCTTCCAGCATATGTTTAAAAAAGCGGAAAATTTACGTTTGATGCAAGTCTCTGCAACTGAGGCCCATTTTGATTGTTTCATCAGTAGTTTGGTGAATTGCACACATATTCGTTATGTAGAGGTGGATCGCATTGGCTCTCCAAATGGAGTTCTTCCACAAGCTTTGACCAATTTTTTCCATCTTGAAGTATTAGATGTTGACCCCTACGTAGGTCTAACTCTTCCCAGTGATATGAGTAACCTTGTCAGCTTGCAGCATCTTGTTGGGGCAGGGGAAGCACTGTCAACCATTGCTAGCATTGGCAATGTGACCGCTCTTCAAGAGCTTCCTGTATTCAAGATTCAAAAAGCTAGTGGGTTTGATATAAGACAGCTTAAGTTCATGAATCAGCTTGTACAGCTTGGAATTTATCAAATTGAAAATGTAAGAAGCAAACAAGAGGCTAGTGAAGCAAGACTTATAGATAAAGGACAGCTAGAGGAACTGTGCTTGTTGTGGGATTCTGATAGCACTAGTTCGGAAACTTCAACAGAGGCAACAACTGAGGTTCTTGAGGTTCTTAAACCTCATCAAAACCTTAAACATCTCAAGATAAGTGGTTACAGTGGTTCTGTATCTCCAAGTTGGCTCGAAAAGTTTTGGTTCCTTAGGAAGCTTAAGTTGATTAATATTTGTCATGTACAAGAAGTACGAATTCCTTGTTTAGAGGAGTTGGTGCTATCTGGATTACCAAGATTAGAAAAATGTATGGCCACTTGTACGAGGGAATTGGATTTTTATCTACGGGTACTGATAATTGAAAACTGCAATGAACTGAAGGTCTTTACTCCATTTGAAATTCAGAATTTATGCTCTTCTGAAGTTCAACAAAGATCTCAGATGCTGAGCCTGAAAGACACTGGTTCAG CCGAGCGAAACAAATGGCTATCTGGTCTTCGTGTGCTAAAGATACATGGATGTCCTCGTCTGATGTTGTCACATCCCCTGCCGCCCGCTGAAAATACTCAAGTATCAGTTCAAGCGCTTCTAATATATCCAGCACTAGAGAGAATGAATTCAAATGATTTGTCGGTCATGTCCTCAAAGGAATTGAGAGTGCTTAATGCCAAAGTTTTGGAGTTCCGAAATCTAACAGACGTGACATCACTGCACATAGAGCGCTGTCCAAATCTGGTGTTTCTTTCATCTGAAGGCTTGAGGCAGCTCCTCAATTTAAGAAAGATGGCAATCGTCAGTTGTGGTAATCGGGTATCATCATGTATTGTGCCTAATGCTGACTCTGAATCCTGGAAAGGTACAGATCATCCTGCCTTTCCACGACTCACACATCTGAGAATCGAATCGTGTGGTGGTATAGCAGGCAGGTGGCTAACTGAAATGCTGCCTCATATGCAGTCCCTTGAGGAACTGGATATAGAGGACTGTCCCCAGATGAAATCCATATCAATCCATCATCCCAGACAAGAGGCGGAGAGTGGCAATCTGGCATGTCAAGCAGTCTTACCAACAAGCTTAGCCCAAGATGAGTTCCTCTTGCACATTCCACTCAATGTCCTTTCAACACTGGAGAAGTTTCATATTCAGAGGTGCCCAGAAATGCAGTTATGTAGCAGCAGCAGGGAGGGGTTTAGAGGGTTCACCTCCCTCACGGAGCTAATCATTACAGGTTGCCCTATGCTGATTTCTTCTGCCAATGAGAGGTTTTCCGTTCCACCATCTGTGTCATATCTTTGTATCGAGTTTCTCCCAAAAAGACTGCAGCCTTACTTTCCAGAGAACCGGAGCTCTCTCGGATTTCTGTCAGTGCGTGAGAGCCCAGACTTGCAGTCTCTACGGCTCCCTGTTGCACGGCTTTGCAGGAGCTCCAGATCCAGAGTTGTCGACAGGTGGCATTGGAGGGCATGCAGTATCTGA